Proteins from one Choloepus didactylus isolate mChoDid1 chromosome 4, mChoDid1.pri, whole genome shotgun sequence genomic window:
- the ACYP1 gene encoding acylphosphatase-1 isoform X2 — MAEGDTLISVDYEIFGNVQGVFFRKYTQAEGKKLGLVGWVQNTDRGTVQGQLQGPTSKVRHMQEWLETRGSPKSHIDRANFNNEKVIVKLDYSNFQIVK; from the exons ATGGCAGAAGGGGACACCCTGATATCAGTGGATTATGAAATTTTTGGAAATGTGCAAGGAGTGTTTTTCCGCAAGTACACGCAG gCCGAGGGTAAAAAGCTGGGATTGGTAGGCTGGGTCCAGAACACTGACCGGGGCACAGTTCAAGGACAACTGCAGGGTCCTACCTCCAAGGTGCGTCATATGCAAGAATGGCTTGAAACAAGAGGAAGTCCCAAATCACACATCGACAGAGCAAACTTCAACAATGAAAAAGTCATTGTAAAGTTGGATTATTCGAATTTCCAAATTGTGAAATAG
- the ACYP1 gene encoding acylphosphatase-1 isoform X1: MKFLEMCKECFSASTRSFERTITLPSRSFSNEKCFIHSGAEGKKLGLVGWVQNTDRGTVQGQLQGPTSKVRHMQEWLETRGSPKSHIDRANFNNEKVIVKLDYSNFQIVK; encoded by the exons ATGAAATTTTTGGAAATGTGCAAGGAGTGTTTTTCCGCAAGTACACGCAG CTTTGAAAGAACAATTACCCTTCCCAGCAGAAGCTTTTCTAATGAAAAATGCTTCATCCATTCCGGG gCCGAGGGTAAAAAGCTGGGATTGGTAGGCTGGGTCCAGAACACTGACCGGGGCACAGTTCAAGGACAACTGCAGGGTCCTACCTCCAAGGTGCGTCATATGCAAGAATGGCTTGAAACAAGAGGAAGTCCCAAATCACACATCGACAGAGCAAACTTCAACAATGAAAAAGTCATTGTAAAGTTGGATTATTCGAATTTCCAAATTGTGAAATAG
- the ACYP1 gene encoding acylphosphatase-1 isoform X3 yields the protein MLAPDLSMAEGDTLISVDYEIFGNVQGVFFRKYTQAEGKKLGLVGWVQNTDRGTVQGQLQGPTSKVRHMQEWLETRGSPKSHIDRANFNNEKVIVKLDYSNFQIVK from the exons ATGCTGGCCCCAG ATTTGAGCATGGCAGAAGGGGACACCCTGATATCAGTGGATTATGAAATTTTTGGAAATGTGCAAGGAGTGTTTTTCCGCAAGTACACGCAG gCCGAGGGTAAAAAGCTGGGATTGGTAGGCTGGGTCCAGAACACTGACCGGGGCACAGTTCAAGGACAACTGCAGGGTCCTACCTCCAAGGTGCGTCATATGCAAGAATGGCTTGAAACAAGAGGAAGTCCCAAATCACACATCGACAGAGCAAACTTCAACAATGAAAAAGTCATTGTAAAGTTGGATTATTCGAATTTCCAAATTGTGAAATAG
- the ZC2HC1C gene encoding zinc finger C2HC domain-containing protein 1C isoform X2, producing the protein MDGVQLVPHLPVGVMLPYNKTETPGLHSAKQDYGQCNSSQRSSMGHLKNSFHQKLLNNKELMLDNLYAHSQWNTFTKAYTYPHCAGINQQVSGSDSQGQGRGVFYSSGPQSCYPKANNQDVIPCTKKRVGVDRAYPLKPVFHRKSHSTGEASSDVNQNVSPEPREFSYSSFGLRNQANSSVVETVFAAMQGERAMANPDRTKWMQIQRLEAAGESLEEEIRRKEILLREKLKKTEEELRRIQKEKEQAKENGKRELQRMTLSRRKAEGNSSNTTYTSIFSPEFGSEELFSRDKREDKTRGQFQENCSPFQFSDYRIQRLKRERLVASNKKIQDQDSGPSLEKFSQSPEVPGSASRGSTSNSSLSRARDSSGSSCFTEEQELGECSHCGRKFLLVRLEKHSNVCSRMQGSKRKVFDSSRARAKGTELEQYLNWKGPTSVK; encoded by the exons ATGGATGGTGTCCAGTTGGTGCCACATCTGCCTGTGGGTGTTATGCTCCCATATAATAAAACAGAAACTCCAGGGCTGCACTCAGCCAAACAAGATTATGGACAATGTAACTCTTCCCAGAGGTCCTCCATGGGGCACCTGAAGAACAGTTTCCACCAGAAGCTTTTGAACAACAAAGAGCTGATGCTGGATAATCTCTACGCTCACTCCCAATGGAACACCTTCACAAAAGCCTATACCTATCCCCACTGTGCTGGAATCAACCAGCAAGTTTCAGGAAGTGATTCCCAGGGCCAAGGAAGGGGTGTGTTTTACTCTTCCGGCCCTCAATCCTGCTATCCCAAGGCAAATAACCAGGATGTCATCCCCTGTACAAAGAAGCGAGTTGGGGTAGACCGGGCATACCCACTGAAACCTGTGTTCCACCGGAAATCTCACAGTACTGGTGAGGCCAGCTCTGACGTGAACCAGAATGTCTCTCCTGAGCCAAGAGAGTTTTCATACAGCAGCTTTGGTTTGAGGAATCAGGCAAATTCATCTGTGGTTGAGACTGTTTTTGCTGCCATGCAGGGAGAAAGGGCCATGGCAAATCCTGACAGGACTAAGTGGATGCAGATCCAAAGACTTGAAGCTGCAGGGGAGAGCCTAGAGGAGGAAATCCGAAGAAAGGAGATCCTCTtaagggaaaaactgaaaaagacaGAGGAGGAACTCAGGAgaattcagaaagaaaaggaacaggCCAAGGAAAACGGAAAACGAGAGCTGCAGAGAATGACACTCTCCAGGAGGAAAGCTGAAGGCAATAGCAGCAACACCACATATACATCTATCTTCTCACCAGAATTTGGGTCTGAGGAGTTGTTCAGCAGAGAcaagagagaggacaaaactcggGGACAGTTTCAAGAAAATTGTAGTCCATTTCAGTTCTCTGATTACAGAATACAGAGGCTCAAAAGGGAAAGACTGGTGGCAAGCAATAAGAAAATCCAAGACCAAGACTCAGGGCCATCCCTGGAGAAGTTTTCTCAGTCTCCAGAAGTGCCAGGCAGTGCTTCGCGGGGGTCTACCAGCAATTCCAGCCTCTCCAGGGCACGAGACTCCTCAGGCTCCAGCTGTTTCACTGAAGAGCAAGAACTTGGGGAGTGCAGTCACTGTGGACGCAAGTTTCTCTTGGTCAGGCTGGAGAAACACTCCAATGTCTGTAGCAGGATGCAGGGTTCCAAGAGGAAAGTGTTTGACTCCTCCAGGGCCCGGGCGAAGGGCACAGAATTAGAGCAGTACCTGAACTGGAAGGGACCAACCTCAGTTAAG TAA
- the ZC2HC1C gene encoding zinc finger C2HC domain-containing protein 1C isoform X1, translating to MDGVQLVPHLPVGVMLPYNKTETPGLHSAKQDYGQCNSSQRSSMGHLKNSFHQKLLNNKELMLDNLYAHSQWNTFTKAYTYPHCAGINQQVSGSDSQGQGRGVFYSSGPQSCYPKANNQDVIPCTKKRVGVDRAYPLKPVFHRKSHSTGEASSDVNQNVSPEPREFSYSSFGLRNQANSSVVETVFAAMQGERAMANPDRTKWMQIQRLEAAGESLEEEIRRKEILLREKLKKTEEELRRIQKEKEQAKENGKRELQRMTLSRRKAEGNSSNTTYTSIFSPEFGSEELFSRDKREDKTRGQFQENCSPFQFSDYRIQRLKRERLVASNKKIQDQDSGPSLEKFSQSPEVPGSASRGSTSNSSLSRARDSSGSSCFTEEQELGECSHCGRKFLLVRLEKHSNVCSRMQGSKRKVFDSSRARAKGTELEQYLNWKGPTSVKAEPPQKSDWRQKHESFIRTLRQAREVQQVIAKGGNPSDLPPILPAENPDYIQCPHCSRHFAPKVAERHIPKCKTIKNRPPPPRRNYS from the exons ATGGATGGTGTCCAGTTGGTGCCACATCTGCCTGTGGGTGTTATGCTCCCATATAATAAAACAGAAACTCCAGGGCTGCACTCAGCCAAACAAGATTATGGACAATGTAACTCTTCCCAGAGGTCCTCCATGGGGCACCTGAAGAACAGTTTCCACCAGAAGCTTTTGAACAACAAAGAGCTGATGCTGGATAATCTCTACGCTCACTCCCAATGGAACACCTTCACAAAAGCCTATACCTATCCCCACTGTGCTGGAATCAACCAGCAAGTTTCAGGAAGTGATTCCCAGGGCCAAGGAAGGGGTGTGTTTTACTCTTCCGGCCCTCAATCCTGCTATCCCAAGGCAAATAACCAGGATGTCATCCCCTGTACAAAGAAGCGAGTTGGGGTAGACCGGGCATACCCACTGAAACCTGTGTTCCACCGGAAATCTCACAGTACTGGTGAGGCCAGCTCTGACGTGAACCAGAATGTCTCTCCTGAGCCAAGAGAGTTTTCATACAGCAGCTTTGGTTTGAGGAATCAGGCAAATTCATCTGTGGTTGAGACTGTTTTTGCTGCCATGCAGGGAGAAAGGGCCATGGCAAATCCTGACAGGACTAAGTGGATGCAGATCCAAAGACTTGAAGCTGCAGGGGAGAGCCTAGAGGAGGAAATCCGAAGAAAGGAGATCCTCTtaagggaaaaactgaaaaagacaGAGGAGGAACTCAGGAgaattcagaaagaaaaggaacaggCCAAGGAAAACGGAAAACGAGAGCTGCAGAGAATGACACTCTCCAGGAGGAAAGCTGAAGGCAATAGCAGCAACACCACATATACATCTATCTTCTCACCAGAATTTGGGTCTGAGGAGTTGTTCAGCAGAGAcaagagagaggacaaaactcggGGACAGTTTCAAGAAAATTGTAGTCCATTTCAGTTCTCTGATTACAGAATACAGAGGCTCAAAAGGGAAAGACTGGTGGCAAGCAATAAGAAAATCCAAGACCAAGACTCAGGGCCATCCCTGGAGAAGTTTTCTCAGTCTCCAGAAGTGCCAGGCAGTGCTTCGCGGGGGTCTACCAGCAATTCCAGCCTCTCCAGGGCACGAGACTCCTCAGGCTCCAGCTGTTTCACTGAAGAGCAAGAACTTGGGGAGTGCAGTCACTGTGGACGCAAGTTTCTCTTGGTCAGGCTGGAGAAACACTCCAATGTCTGTAGCAGGATGCAGGGTTCCAAGAGGAAAGTGTTTGACTCCTCCAGGGCCCGGGCGAAGGGCACAGAATTAGAGCAGTACCTGAACTGGAAGGGACCAACCTCAGTTAAG GCTGAACCTCCTCAGAAGAGCGACTGGCGACAGAAGCATGAATCTTTTATCCGTACCCTCCGTCAGGCACGAGAGGTCCAGCAGGTAATTGCCAAAGGTGGAAACCCCTCAGACTTGCCCCCAATCCTGCCTGCAGAAAATCCGGACTATATTCAGTGTCCTCACTGTAGCCGCCACTTTGCTCCCAAAGTGGCTGAACGACACATTCCCAAATGTAAGACCATCAAGAACCGTCCTCCACCTCCAAGGAGGAATTACAGTTGA